A genome region from Populus alba chromosome 5, ASM523922v2, whole genome shotgun sequence includes the following:
- the LOC118045762 gene encoding uncharacterized protein isoform X1, producing the protein MWHEARRSERKVHDLMDAARKRAQRRAVYLAKRRGDPMQSIQVIGNRSRLYRDDGLYQATQDQQGLIPWNGKQDVLIDRFDGRALLDFIREFGTRRAPQKSEEEEELEEFVNFQRYRDLIKHRRRGFTDEEGLQHVHLELEAKLTASFASNSNSQPQQPPASKGPYSQVGFSYDGDGKEEFHFSDGDHSESEDDDDDDEDFNSDDSNDEGMERIAKEFGVKRYGWLVYMDKKAKEEEKRQKEVIKGDPAIRKLSRKERRKASQIEREREREAARITGTRVLHHDPYREPRRSPTYEAYSRSRKVRSRSRSFSPSHSRRYTRGGHPDQVHRGKPRTPKIEYITEFGAPGDRDEPKREGYSPPSSPLSQADLLNRPSSCHILEALHIDPASGVSLDNDKSTKASKSAVSTPSGLAKLTKASTSGGPLKQQQGEKKETPQERLKRIMSKQLNKQIKKDTAAESAKKREQDRQRQAKLAETNQLSRYRRRSRSRSYSNSPPRRYRSSRSRSRSRSRSSRRYHSRSRSRSRSRSRSRSRTHTQSRSPCSRSPRVRSRSRY; encoded by the exons ATGTGGCACGAAGCGAGAAGATCAGAGAGGAAAGTACACGACTTGATGGACGCCGCTCGAAAGAGAGCGCAACGACGAGCCGTTTATTTGGCGAAGAGAAGAGGCGATCCAATGCAATCCATTCAAGTTATCGGCAATCGATCTCGCTTGTATCGTGACGATGGTCTCTATCAGGCCACACAAGACCAGCAAGGCCt GATACCTTGGAATGGAAAACAGGATGTTCTAATTGACAG ATTTGATGGTCGTGCTTTACTTGATTTTATTCGGGAGTTTGGGACCCGACGGGCCCCACAGaaatcagaagaagaagaagaactagAAGAGTTTGTTAATTTTCAGCGTTATCGGGATTTAATTAAGCATCGACGTAGAGGAT TTACTGATGAAGAGGGTTTGCAACATGTACATCTAGAGCTTGAGGCAAAGCTTACTGCCTCATTTGCTTCAAACAG TAATTCTCAGCCACAACAACCCCCCGCTAGCAAAGGTCCTTATTCACAAGTTGGCTTTTCTTATGATGGGGATGGAAAAGAGGAATTCCATTTTTCAGATGGTGATCACAGTGAAAGTGAAGATGACGATGATGACGACGAGGATTTTAATAGCGATGACAGCAATGATGAAGGAATGGAGAGAATAGCAAAAGAATTTGGAGTGAAAAGGTATGGTTGGCTTGTTTACATggataaaaaagcaaaagaagaagagaaaagacaGAAGGAAGTGATCAAAGGTGATCCTGCAATT AGGAAATTGAGTCGCAAGGAAAGAAGGAAAGCTTCTCAGATAGaaagggaaagagagagagaggctgcTAGGATAACAGGAACAAGAGTGCTCCATCATGATCCCTACCG TGAACCTAGACGAAGTCCAACTTATGAAGCTTATTCTCGCTCCAGAAA AGTGAGATCAAGATCACGCTCATTTTCACCATCACACTCAAGGCGTTATACTCGTGGAGGGCATCCTGATCAAGTTCACCGTGGTAAACCAAGGACTCCTAAGATAGAATACATCACAGAATTTGGGGCCCCTGGTGACAGGGATGAGCCAAAGCGGGAAGGATATTCTCCACCGTCATCTCCTCTATCACAGGCTGATTTGTTAAACCG GCCATCATCATGTCACATACTTGAAGCACTGCATATTGATCCTGCATCTGGTGTGTCCCTTGATAATGATAAGAGCACAAAAGCATCAAAATCAGCAGTAAG CACACCATCAGGATTAGCAAAATTAACCAAGGCAAGTACTTCTGGGGGACCTTTGAAGCAGCaacaaggagagaaaaaagaaactcCTCAGGAGAGACTCAAAAGGATCATGAGCAAACAGCTAAACAAACAAA TTAAAAAAGATACCGCTGCTGAATCGGCCAAGAAACGAGAACAGGATCGCCAGAGGCAGGCAAAACTTGCAGAAACAAATCAACTGAGTCGATATAGACGTCGCAGCCGTAGCCGGAGCTACAGTAATTCTCCACCAAG AAGATACAGGTCCAGTAGAAGTCGAAGCCGGAGTCGAAGTAGGAGTTCTCGAAGATATCATTCCCGCTCCCGCTCCAGATCCCGCTCCCGCTCCCGCTCCCGCTCCCGAACACACACCCAGTCCCGCTCTCCTTGTTCCCGCTCACCAag GGTAAGAAGCCGATCGAGATACTGA
- the LOC118045762 gene encoding uncharacterized protein isoform X4: MWHEARRSERKVHDLMDAARKRAQRRAVYLAKRRGDPMQSIQVIGNRSRLYRDDGLYQATQDQQGLIPWNGKQDVLIDRFDGRALLDFIREFGTRRAPQKSEEEEELEEFVNFQRYRDLIKHRRRGFTDEEGLQHVHLELEAKLTASFASNSNSQPQQPPASKGPYSQVGFSYDGDGKEEFHFSDGDHSESEDDDDDDEDFNSDDSNDEGMERIAKEFGVKRYGWLVYMDKKAKEEEKRQKEVIKGDPAIRKLSRKERRKASQIEREREREAARITGTRVLHHDPYREPRRSPTYEAYSRSRKVRSRSRSFSPSHSRRYTRGGHPDQVHRGKPRTPKIEYITEFGAPGDRDEPKREGYSPPSSPLSQADLLNRPSSCHILEALHIDPASGVSLDNDKSTKASKSAVSTPSGLAKLTKASTSGGPLKQQQGEKKETPQERLKRIMSKQLNKQNTGPVEVEAGVEVGVLEDIIPAPAPDPAPAPAPAPEHTPSPALLVPAHQG; the protein is encoded by the exons ATGTGGCACGAAGCGAGAAGATCAGAGAGGAAAGTACACGACTTGATGGACGCCGCTCGAAAGAGAGCGCAACGACGAGCCGTTTATTTGGCGAAGAGAAGAGGCGATCCAATGCAATCCATTCAAGTTATCGGCAATCGATCTCGCTTGTATCGTGACGATGGTCTCTATCAGGCCACACAAGACCAGCAAGGCCt GATACCTTGGAATGGAAAACAGGATGTTCTAATTGACAG ATTTGATGGTCGTGCTTTACTTGATTTTATTCGGGAGTTTGGGACCCGACGGGCCCCACAGaaatcagaagaagaagaagaactagAAGAGTTTGTTAATTTTCAGCGTTATCGGGATTTAATTAAGCATCGACGTAGAGGAT TTACTGATGAAGAGGGTTTGCAACATGTACATCTAGAGCTTGAGGCAAAGCTTACTGCCTCATTTGCTTCAAACAG TAATTCTCAGCCACAACAACCCCCCGCTAGCAAAGGTCCTTATTCACAAGTTGGCTTTTCTTATGATGGGGATGGAAAAGAGGAATTCCATTTTTCAGATGGTGATCACAGTGAAAGTGAAGATGACGATGATGACGACGAGGATTTTAATAGCGATGACAGCAATGATGAAGGAATGGAGAGAATAGCAAAAGAATTTGGAGTGAAAAGGTATGGTTGGCTTGTTTACATggataaaaaagcaaaagaagaagagaaaagacaGAAGGAAGTGATCAAAGGTGATCCTGCAATT AGGAAATTGAGTCGCAAGGAAAGAAGGAAAGCTTCTCAGATAGaaagggaaagagagagagaggctgcTAGGATAACAGGAACAAGAGTGCTCCATCATGATCCCTACCG TGAACCTAGACGAAGTCCAACTTATGAAGCTTATTCTCGCTCCAGAAA AGTGAGATCAAGATCACGCTCATTTTCACCATCACACTCAAGGCGTTATACTCGTGGAGGGCATCCTGATCAAGTTCACCGTGGTAAACCAAGGACTCCTAAGATAGAATACATCACAGAATTTGGGGCCCCTGGTGACAGGGATGAGCCAAAGCGGGAAGGATATTCTCCACCGTCATCTCCTCTATCACAGGCTGATTTGTTAAACCG GCCATCATCATGTCACATACTTGAAGCACTGCATATTGATCCTGCATCTGGTGTGTCCCTTGATAATGATAAGAGCACAAAAGCATCAAAATCAGCAGTAAG CACACCATCAGGATTAGCAAAATTAACCAAGGCAAGTACTTCTGGGGGACCTTTGAAGCAGCaacaaggagagaaaaaagaaactcCTCAGGAGAGACTCAAAAGGATCATGAGCAAACAGCTAAACAAACAAA ATACAGGTCCAGTAGAAGTCGAAGCCGGAGTCGAAGTAGGAGTTCTCGAAGATATCATTCCCGCTCCCGCTCCAGATCCCGCTCCCGCTCCCGCTCCCGCTCCCGAACACACACCCAGTCCCGCTCTCCTTGTTCCCGCTCACCAag GGTAA
- the LOC118045762 gene encoding uncharacterized protein isoform X2, whose product MWHEARRSERKVHDLMDAARKRAQRRAVYLAKRRGDPMQSIQVIGNRSRLYRDDGLYQATQDQQGLIPWNGKQDVLIDRFDGRALLDFIREFGTRRAPQKSEEEEELEEFVNFQRYRDLIKHRRRGFTDEEGLQHVHLELEAKLTASFASNSNSQPQQPPASKGPYSQVGFSYDGDGKEEFHFSDGDHSESEDDDDDDEDFNSDDSNDEGMERIAKEFGVKRYGWLVYMDKKAKEEEKRQKEVIKGDPAIRKLSRKERRKASQIEREREREAARITGTRVLHHDPYREPRRSPTYEAYSRSRKVRSRSRSFSPSHSRRYTRGGHPDQVHRGKPRTPKIEYITEFGAPGDRDEPKREGYSPPSSPLSQADLLNRPSSCHILEALHIDPASGVSLDNDKSTKASKSAVSTPSGLAKLTKASTSGGPLKQQQGEKKETPQERLKRIMSKQLNKQIKKDTAAESAKKREQDRQRQAKLAETNQLSRYRRRSRSRSYSNSPPRYRSSRSRSRSRSRSSRRYHSRSRSRSRSRSRSRSRTHTQSRSPCSRSPRVRSRSRY is encoded by the exons ATGTGGCACGAAGCGAGAAGATCAGAGAGGAAAGTACACGACTTGATGGACGCCGCTCGAAAGAGAGCGCAACGACGAGCCGTTTATTTGGCGAAGAGAAGAGGCGATCCAATGCAATCCATTCAAGTTATCGGCAATCGATCTCGCTTGTATCGTGACGATGGTCTCTATCAGGCCACACAAGACCAGCAAGGCCt GATACCTTGGAATGGAAAACAGGATGTTCTAATTGACAG ATTTGATGGTCGTGCTTTACTTGATTTTATTCGGGAGTTTGGGACCCGACGGGCCCCACAGaaatcagaagaagaagaagaactagAAGAGTTTGTTAATTTTCAGCGTTATCGGGATTTAATTAAGCATCGACGTAGAGGAT TTACTGATGAAGAGGGTTTGCAACATGTACATCTAGAGCTTGAGGCAAAGCTTACTGCCTCATTTGCTTCAAACAG TAATTCTCAGCCACAACAACCCCCCGCTAGCAAAGGTCCTTATTCACAAGTTGGCTTTTCTTATGATGGGGATGGAAAAGAGGAATTCCATTTTTCAGATGGTGATCACAGTGAAAGTGAAGATGACGATGATGACGACGAGGATTTTAATAGCGATGACAGCAATGATGAAGGAATGGAGAGAATAGCAAAAGAATTTGGAGTGAAAAGGTATGGTTGGCTTGTTTACATggataaaaaagcaaaagaagaagagaaaagacaGAAGGAAGTGATCAAAGGTGATCCTGCAATT AGGAAATTGAGTCGCAAGGAAAGAAGGAAAGCTTCTCAGATAGaaagggaaagagagagagaggctgcTAGGATAACAGGAACAAGAGTGCTCCATCATGATCCCTACCG TGAACCTAGACGAAGTCCAACTTATGAAGCTTATTCTCGCTCCAGAAA AGTGAGATCAAGATCACGCTCATTTTCACCATCACACTCAAGGCGTTATACTCGTGGAGGGCATCCTGATCAAGTTCACCGTGGTAAACCAAGGACTCCTAAGATAGAATACATCACAGAATTTGGGGCCCCTGGTGACAGGGATGAGCCAAAGCGGGAAGGATATTCTCCACCGTCATCTCCTCTATCACAGGCTGATTTGTTAAACCG GCCATCATCATGTCACATACTTGAAGCACTGCATATTGATCCTGCATCTGGTGTGTCCCTTGATAATGATAAGAGCACAAAAGCATCAAAATCAGCAGTAAG CACACCATCAGGATTAGCAAAATTAACCAAGGCAAGTACTTCTGGGGGACCTTTGAAGCAGCaacaaggagagaaaaaagaaactcCTCAGGAGAGACTCAAAAGGATCATGAGCAAACAGCTAAACAAACAAA TTAAAAAAGATACCGCTGCTGAATCGGCCAAGAAACGAGAACAGGATCGCCAGAGGCAGGCAAAACTTGCAGAAACAAATCAACTGAGTCGATATAGACGTCGCAGCCGTAGCCGGAGCTACAGTAATTCTCCACCAAG ATACAGGTCCAGTAGAAGTCGAAGCCGGAGTCGAAGTAGGAGTTCTCGAAGATATCATTCCCGCTCCCGCTCCAGATCCCGCTCCCGCTCCCGCTCCCGCTCCCGAACACACACCCAGTCCCGCTCTCCTTGTTCCCGCTCACCAag GGTAAGAAGCCGATCGAGATACTGA
- the LOC118045762 gene encoding uncharacterized protein isoform X3: MWHEARRSERKVHDLMDAARKRAQRRAVYLAKRRGDPMQSIQVIGNRSRLYRDDGLYQATQDQQGLIPWNGKQDVLIDRFDGRALLDFIREFGTRRAPQKSEEEEELEEFVNFQRYRDLIKHRRRGFTDEEGLQHVHLELEAKLTASFASNSNSQPQQPPASKGPYSQVGFSYDGDGKEEFHFSDGDHSESEDDDDDDEDFNSDDSNDEGMERIAKEFGVKRYGWLVYMDKKAKEEEKRQKEVIKGDPAIRKLSRKERRKASQIEREREREAARITGTRVLHHDPYREPRRSPTYEAYSRSRKVRSRSRSFSPSHSRRYTRGGHPDQVHRGKPRTPKIEYITEFGAPGDRDEPKREGYSPPSSPLSQADLLNRPSSCHILEALHIDPASGVSLDNDKSTKASKSAVSTPSGLAKLTKASTSGGPLKQQQGEKKETPQERLKRIMSKQLNKQKDTGPVEVEAGVEVGVLEDIIPAPAPDPAPAPAPAPEHTPSPALLVPAHQG, translated from the exons ATGTGGCACGAAGCGAGAAGATCAGAGAGGAAAGTACACGACTTGATGGACGCCGCTCGAAAGAGAGCGCAACGACGAGCCGTTTATTTGGCGAAGAGAAGAGGCGATCCAATGCAATCCATTCAAGTTATCGGCAATCGATCTCGCTTGTATCGTGACGATGGTCTCTATCAGGCCACACAAGACCAGCAAGGCCt GATACCTTGGAATGGAAAACAGGATGTTCTAATTGACAG ATTTGATGGTCGTGCTTTACTTGATTTTATTCGGGAGTTTGGGACCCGACGGGCCCCACAGaaatcagaagaagaagaagaactagAAGAGTTTGTTAATTTTCAGCGTTATCGGGATTTAATTAAGCATCGACGTAGAGGAT TTACTGATGAAGAGGGTTTGCAACATGTACATCTAGAGCTTGAGGCAAAGCTTACTGCCTCATTTGCTTCAAACAG TAATTCTCAGCCACAACAACCCCCCGCTAGCAAAGGTCCTTATTCACAAGTTGGCTTTTCTTATGATGGGGATGGAAAAGAGGAATTCCATTTTTCAGATGGTGATCACAGTGAAAGTGAAGATGACGATGATGACGACGAGGATTTTAATAGCGATGACAGCAATGATGAAGGAATGGAGAGAATAGCAAAAGAATTTGGAGTGAAAAGGTATGGTTGGCTTGTTTACATggataaaaaagcaaaagaagaagagaaaagacaGAAGGAAGTGATCAAAGGTGATCCTGCAATT AGGAAATTGAGTCGCAAGGAAAGAAGGAAAGCTTCTCAGATAGaaagggaaagagagagagaggctgcTAGGATAACAGGAACAAGAGTGCTCCATCATGATCCCTACCG TGAACCTAGACGAAGTCCAACTTATGAAGCTTATTCTCGCTCCAGAAA AGTGAGATCAAGATCACGCTCATTTTCACCATCACACTCAAGGCGTTATACTCGTGGAGGGCATCCTGATCAAGTTCACCGTGGTAAACCAAGGACTCCTAAGATAGAATACATCACAGAATTTGGGGCCCCTGGTGACAGGGATGAGCCAAAGCGGGAAGGATATTCTCCACCGTCATCTCCTCTATCACAGGCTGATTTGTTAAACCG GCCATCATCATGTCACATACTTGAAGCACTGCATATTGATCCTGCATCTGGTGTGTCCCTTGATAATGATAAGAGCACAAAAGCATCAAAATCAGCAGTAAG CACACCATCAGGATTAGCAAAATTAACCAAGGCAAGTACTTCTGGGGGACCTTTGAAGCAGCaacaaggagagaaaaaagaaactcCTCAGGAGAGACTCAAAAGGATCATGAGCAAACAGCTAAACAAACAAA AAGATACAGGTCCAGTAGAAGTCGAAGCCGGAGTCGAAGTAGGAGTTCTCGAAGATATCATTCCCGCTCCCGCTCCAGATCCCGCTCCCGCTCCCGCTCCCGCTCCCGAACACACACCCAGTCCCGCTCTCCTTGTTCCCGCTCACCAag GGTAA